The Deinococcus seoulensis genome contains the following window.
TTTTTCTAACCCCGTCACGCTCCCTGTGCGCTCGTTGTGGCTGCTGTAGCGTGAGTGCTCCAAGTCCAGGATGTCCAGATGCTCCAGCACTTGGATCAGGACGTACTGATCAGTGGTTCGACCCACTGGATAGTCGGGCTCGCCGCCGCTGGACTCAACGTCATCCTTGATTCGCGTCGCCAGGGCCCGGTGGGTGAAGTCCCCGACGCTCTGCAGGGTTTCAAGCAGTTTCCTGGACACCAGCGGCAGCTGAGGGCGCATGATCGGCATGTCGGTCTCGAGCAGCGTCGGAAAGAAGCCGGTGAGCTCCACGGGCTCAGTCACCTGGAAGGGCTCTGCCGTATTCAGCCAGAAGCGTAGGTCTTCTTCCAACTCCTCGCGACCGTACATCGTGGTGTAC
Protein-coding sequences here:
- a CDS encoding imm11 family protein → MSGEFFFLLPDLDRLHPDLNGSEVNPVDNNPIRAEYTTMYGREELEEDLRFWLNTAEPFQVTEPVELTGFFPTLLETDMPIMRPQLPLVSRKLLETLQSVGDFTHRALATRIKDDVESSGGEPDYPVGRTTDQYVLIQVLEHLDILDLEHSRYSSHNERTGSVTGLEKAVLTIPAAGVPPLFRLRAARTHLLVSAAGRAALEAAGIRGVSFSDSPYY